The following coding sequences lie in one Brevibacterium marinum genomic window:
- the hchA gene encoding glyoxalase III HchA — translation MTDDQNTQDRNPAPDPAEDNAFFPSPYSLTQYTAPKTDFDGLVTDEKYTGGKWKILTIATEERYMLMKNGKYFSTGNHPVETLLPIHHMHEAGYGIDVVTISGGPGKFEWWAYPKDDEAMASAWHGAKEAFKSPHKLADVIADGLDDYAAIFIPGGHGAMNVIPFDKDVQTALDYFLDNDKLIITLCHGPAALLTGNIGRDSNAFSGYKITAFPDSLDFGTNLEIGYLPGEMPWDLGGTLKKEGIEIINDDMTGATTRDRNLLSGDSPLAANQLGKDSVTALLQKFGN, via the coding sequence ATGACCGACGACCAGAACACCCAGGACCGCAACCCTGCGCCGGATCCGGCCGAGGACAACGCGTTCTTCCCTAGCCCCTACTCGCTCACCCAGTACACTGCGCCCAAGACCGACTTCGACGGCCTCGTCACCGACGAGAAGTATACCGGCGGGAAGTGGAAGATCCTCACAATCGCCACCGAAGAACGCTACATGCTGATGAAGAACGGGAAGTACTTCTCGACCGGCAACCACCCCGTAGAAACGTTGTTGCCCATCCACCACATGCACGAAGCCGGCTACGGCATCGACGTGGTCACGATCTCCGGTGGGCCCGGCAAGTTCGAGTGGTGGGCCTACCCTAAGGACGATGAGGCCATGGCCTCTGCCTGGCACGGTGCCAAGGAAGCCTTCAAGTCTCCGCACAAGCTTGCCGATGTGATCGCGGACGGGCTGGACGACTACGCGGCGATCTTCATCCCCGGCGGCCACGGCGCGATGAACGTCATCCCATTCGATAAAGACGTCCAGACCGCGCTGGACTACTTCCTAGACAATGACAAGCTCATCATTACCTTGTGCCACGGCCCCGCAGCCCTCCTGACCGGGAACATCGGCCGCGACTCTAATGCCTTCTCGGGGTACAAGATCACCGCCTTCCCGGACTCGCTCGATTTCGGGACGAACCTCGAAATCGGCTATCTGCCAGGCGAGATGCCCTGGGATCTGGGCGGAACCCTCAAGAAGGAAGGCATCGAAATCATCAACGACGACATGACCGGCGCGACCACGCGCGATCGCAACCTCCTGTCCGGCGACAGCCCCCTGGCAGCCAACCAACTGGGCAAGGATTCTGTGACCGCGCTGCTGCAGAAGTTCGGCAACTGA
- a CDS encoding recombinase family protein, translating to MRLLGYTRVSTAAQDAQLQLDALGAAGVQKRDVFSDVTSWSKTAKQRPGMRRLLEYAEDGDTVVVWRIDRLGRSLLDVLATVNLLRDRGLKVCSVSDNIDPETSSSRMMLGMLATLAEYERELIAERVNAGIAAAKQNGTKFGRPPVDPDDIAQKLSDDPLRPPRHFRDPSLRTRHPHLRGHRPDEYLHGRLPAHQETRM from the coding sequence ATGAGGCTTCTGGGATATACGCGAGTCAGTACCGCCGCGCAAGATGCGCAGCTCCAGCTCGATGCACTCGGCGCTGCGGGAGTCCAGAAACGAGATGTGTTCTCAGATGTGACCTCTTGGAGTAAGACGGCGAAACAGCGACCTGGAATGAGGCGGCTGCTCGAATATGCCGAGGACGGCGACACCGTCGTCGTGTGGCGAATTGACCGCCTCGGCCGATCACTCCTCGATGTTCTGGCAACCGTGAACCTTCTTCGGGACCGAGGACTGAAGGTCTGTTCTGTTTCCGACAACATCGACCCCGAGACCTCGTCGAGTCGGATGATGCTGGGAATGCTAGCCACCCTGGCCGAGTATGAACGAGAACTTATCGCTGAACGCGTCAACGCCGGCATTGCCGCAGCCAAGCAAAACGGCACCAAGTTCGGGCGGCCACCGGTGGACCCGGACGACATCGCCCAGAAGCTCTCTGACGATCCGCTACGACCCCCGCGACATTTCAGAGATCCGAGTCTACGAACGCGACACCCTCATCTGCGTGGCCATCGACCAGACGAATACCTGCACGGCCGTCTACCAGCTCATCAAGAGACCAGGATGTGA
- a CDS encoding molybdopterin-binding protein, translating to MTTESASPGSSTGNETAARLGAGRSAAVIIASTSAARGEAADTTGPILVDWLRSRGYDTPDAIVVRDGEPVGQALRALLVDTPEEERPRVIVTSGGTGLAPDDRTPEFTAELLERQSPGLVYAMWRKGLEATTSAVMSRGVAGVRGRSFVINFPGSKGGVKDGITVIDELLEHIQTSVEDTTDHGPRV from the coding sequence GTGACCACTGAGTCTGCGAGCCCGGGGAGCTCGACGGGCAACGAAACTGCCGCCCGCCTCGGCGCCGGCCGCTCTGCCGCAGTCATCATCGCCTCCACCTCGGCGGCCAGGGGAGAGGCGGCCGACACCACCGGTCCGATTCTTGTCGACTGGCTGCGCTCACGTGGCTACGACACCCCTGATGCCATCGTCGTCCGTGACGGCGAACCCGTCGGTCAGGCCCTGCGGGCATTGCTCGTCGACACCCCCGAGGAGGAGCGCCCGCGCGTCATCGTCACCAGCGGCGGCACAGGCCTGGCTCCGGATGACCGCACCCCGGAGTTCACGGCCGAGCTACTCGAACGACAGTCCCCGGGGCTCGTCTACGCGATGTGGCGCAAGGGATTGGAGGCGACCACCTCGGCGGTGATGAGTCGTGGAGTCGCCGGCGTGCGCGGGCGCAGTTTCGTCATCAACTTCCCCGGCTCGAAGGGCGGCGTCAAGGACGGCATCACCGTCATCGACGAACTCCTCGAACACATCCAAACCTCGGTCGAGGACACCACCGACCACGGCCCAAGGGTCTGA
- the fdhD gene encoding formate dehydrogenase accessory sulfurtransferase FdhD has product MQQRRAVRARVHRFDATGEIAAGPDSLAGEEPLEIRLNGEQFAVTMRTPGNDVELIAGYLLSEAIITTMGDIEEIDFSAGLAPDGSRNYNVARVRLRPGIWSAEAAPARSVYTSSSCGICGTAAIDAVTKASAYPLIPASFHVDEEAEFQFPQLLSAARIGELPDRLRSQQQVFDKTGGVHAAALFAIGEDPTAEPELLIGREDVGRHNAVDKVIGWAMAEQGLPLRKTALQVSARASFELVQKSAMAGIPMMSAVSAPSALAVDHGKSVGVSVIGFNRRGRFNVYSYPERVA; this is encoded by the coding sequence ATGCAGCAGCGCAGGGCAGTACGCGCCCGAGTCCACAGATTCGACGCCACCGGAGAGATCGCCGCCGGACCCGACTCCCTGGCCGGCGAAGAGCCGCTCGAAATCAGGCTCAACGGTGAGCAGTTCGCCGTCACGATGCGCACGCCCGGCAACGATGTCGAACTCATCGCCGGCTACCTCCTCTCCGAAGCAATCATCACGACCATGGGCGATATCGAGGAGATCGACTTCTCCGCCGGGCTCGCTCCAGACGGATCCCGGAACTACAACGTCGCCCGGGTGCGGCTGAGGCCCGGAATCTGGAGCGCCGAGGCGGCCCCCGCCAGATCCGTCTACACCTCGTCCTCGTGCGGGATCTGTGGAACCGCGGCCATCGACGCGGTGACGAAGGCCTCTGCCTACCCGCTGATCCCGGCATCGTTCCATGTCGACGAGGAGGCGGAGTTCCAGTTCCCGCAGCTGCTCAGCGCCGCGCGCATCGGCGAACTGCCGGACCGGCTGCGCTCGCAGCAGCAGGTCTTCGACAAGACCGGGGGAGTCCATGCGGCCGCACTCTTCGCGATCGGCGAGGATCCGACCGCCGAACCCGAGCTGCTCATCGGCCGTGAAGACGTCGGCCGCCACAACGCCGTCGACAAGGTCATCGGCTGGGCCATGGCCGAACAGGGCCTGCCGCTGCGCAAGACCGCCCTGCAGGTCTCGGCACGCGCCTCGTTCGAACTGGTCCAGAAGTCCGCGATGGCAGGCATCCCGATGATGTCGGCCGTCAGCGCACCCTCCGCTCTCGCCGTCGACCACGGCAAGAGCGTTGGCGTCAGCGTCATCGGCTTCAACCGCAGGGGCCGCTTCAACGTCTACTCGTATCCGGAGCGGGTGGCCTGA
- a CDS encoding aminotransferase class V-fold PLP-dependent enzyme, with translation MGIDDDHTAHTPSLSLAEARAEWDVDRTFLDSCSYGPPPRRGWDAMQTSLEQWRRGTRPWQSWTDSVQDSRELFATMIGAEADWVATGAAVSQLLAPIAAALPDGAEVLVPDIEFTSGVYPFAVHAHRGVSVRTAPLDSLAEAIDESTALVSFSAAQSATGEVADTQTITARAREVGALTVLDGTQAAGWLPLDAAEVDFLVVAAYKWLCAPRGAAFLTMRPPNSGDSGATSTRSREEFAARLKPLAAGWFAGGTGASYSMPMHLADDARAFDISPAWHSWVGTAPSLELLLEIGVERIHAHDVALANAFRARLGLETSNSAIVSIEVADAAPSRLDEAGIRFSMADGRARFGFHLYNDADDVTAAVEALRGLT, from the coding sequence ATGGGAATCGATGACGATCACACCGCGCACACCCCTTCACTCTCGCTCGCCGAGGCACGGGCGGAATGGGACGTCGACCGCACCTTCCTCGACTCGTGCTCGTACGGGCCACCGCCTCGGCGAGGATGGGATGCGATGCAGACATCGCTCGAACAGTGGCGACGCGGCACCCGCCCTTGGCAGTCGTGGACGGATTCCGTCCAGGATTCCCGTGAGCTCTTCGCCACGATGATCGGTGCGGAAGCGGACTGGGTGGCCACGGGGGCGGCCGTATCCCAGCTGCTCGCCCCGATCGCCGCGGCCCTTCCCGACGGTGCCGAGGTCCTCGTCCCCGATATCGAGTTCACCTCAGGGGTCTACCCGTTCGCCGTTCATGCGCACCGCGGGGTGAGCGTTCGCACCGCACCGCTCGACTCCCTCGCCGAGGCGATCGATGAGTCGACGGCGCTTGTGTCGTTCTCGGCTGCACAGTCGGCGACCGGCGAGGTTGCCGATACCCAGACGATCACGGCGCGCGCCCGCGAGGTGGGAGCCCTCACCGTGCTCGACGGCACGCAGGCCGCCGGCTGGCTGCCGCTCGATGCCGCCGAGGTCGATTTCCTGGTCGTCGCCGCCTACAAATGGCTGTGCGCTCCCCGTGGAGCGGCCTTCCTCACGATGCGCCCTCCGAACAGTGGTGACAGCGGCGCGACCAGCACGCGAAGCCGGGAGGAATTCGCCGCGCGGCTGAAGCCGCTCGCGGCCGGATGGTTCGCAGGTGGGACTGGAGCGAGCTACAGCATGCCGATGCACCTGGCGGACGATGCCCGTGCCTTCGACATCTCCCCGGCCTGGCACAGTTGGGTGGGGACGGCGCCTTCGCTCGAACTACTGCTCGAGATCGGTGTCGAACGGATCCATGCGCACGATGTGGCCCTGGCCAACGCTTTCCGGGCGAGGCTGGGCCTGGAGACGTCGAACTCCGCGATCGTGTCGATCGAGGTCGCCGATGCTGCGCCGTCGCGGCTCGACGAGGCCGGGATCAGATTCTCCATGGCCGATGGGCGAGCACGTTTCGGATTCCATCTCTACAACGATGCCGACGATGTCACGGCGGCGGTCGAGGCCCTGCGCGGTCTGACCTGA
- a CDS encoding cytochrome c biogenesis CcdA family protein: MDIGLLSAFIGGVLALLSPCAALLLPAFFGSTVGVGSRLLLHGAIFYVGMLLVLIPLGMGAGTLGAVFTAYRGTIVLVASVILIILGVVQFFGFGFDPARVLPGAEAARSRSAMATGTTKTFLLGATSGIAGVCSGPILGAVLTLAATRGSVFLGGAMLAIYGAGMVVPLFIIAALWSRMGQRARKIMRGGSVSLFGRRIPTVSMITGALMILIGIVFWMTNGLVSAPSLVPTSTLADFQEWASSWTSTTTDVIAVCVLAVIAIIVWFRHERHRNSQRRATDESGRDGGSTHAQDSARARDEQSR; this comes from the coding sequence ATGGACATCGGATTGCTCAGCGCATTCATCGGCGGAGTCCTCGCTCTGCTCAGCCCCTGCGCGGCACTGCTGCTGCCGGCCTTCTTCGGCTCGACGGTCGGGGTCGGCTCGCGACTGCTGCTCCACGGGGCCATCTTCTACGTCGGGATGCTTCTGGTCCTCATTCCGCTGGGAATGGGGGCGGGCACACTGGGAGCGGTCTTCACTGCCTATCGCGGCACGATCGTCCTCGTCGCCTCGGTGATCCTCATCATCCTCGGCGTCGTCCAATTCTTCGGCTTCGGCTTCGATCCCGCTCGGGTCCTGCCCGGTGCCGAAGCCGCACGGTCCCGGTCAGCGATGGCGACGGGGACGACGAAGACGTTCCTGCTCGGCGCCACGAGCGGGATCGCCGGTGTCTGCTCCGGGCCGATCCTCGGCGCGGTGCTGACTTTGGCGGCTACCCGAGGAAGCGTGTTCCTGGGAGGAGCGATGCTGGCGATCTACGGTGCCGGAATGGTCGTGCCGCTGTTCATCATCGCGGCACTGTGGTCGCGGATGGGGCAACGGGCCAGGAAGATCATGCGCGGGGGCTCCGTCTCGCTGTTCGGCCGTCGAATTCCCACTGTCTCGATGATCACCGGTGCGCTGATGATCCTCATCGGCATCGTCTTCTGGATGACGAACGGCCTCGTCTCCGCACCGTCTCTGGTCCCGACCTCGACCCTTGCCGACTTTCAGGAATGGGCAAGTTCCTGGACATCGACCACGACCGACGTCATCGCCGTCTGCGTTTTGGCGGTCATTGCGATCATCGTGTGGTTCCGACATGAGCGCCATCGCAACAGTCAACGTCGTGCGACGGATGAGTCCGGCCGCGACGGTGGCAGCACACACGCGCAGGATTCGGCGAGGGCACGAGACGAGCAGAGTCGCTGA
- a CDS encoding DsbA family protein, producing the protein MLDYVDSGDLRIQWREVNVFGSASERAAKAAYAAALQDKHWEFHEKLFTGGKPRAPQDLSEEALTSVAADIGLDMNQFDEDMNSPETAEAVEENARMGTDLGAFSTPTFILNEQPYVGAQPTAVFVDAIEQELEGQN; encoded by the coding sequence ATGCTCGACTACGTCGACTCCGGTGATCTGCGGATCCAATGGCGTGAGGTCAACGTCTTCGGCAGCGCCTCCGAACGGGCAGCCAAGGCAGCCTACGCGGCCGCCCTGCAGGACAAGCACTGGGAGTTCCACGAGAAGCTGTTCACCGGCGGCAAGCCCCGCGCGCCCCAGGACCTCTCCGAGGAGGCACTGACCTCCGTAGCTGCCGACATCGGCCTCGACATGAACCAGTTCGACGAAGACATGAACTCCCCCGAGACCGCAGAAGCCGTCGAGGAGAACGCGCGGATGGGCACCGACCTCGGCGCCTTCTCCACTCCGACGTTCATCCTCAATGAACAGCCCTACGTCGGAGCCCAGCCCACCGCAGTCTTCGTCGACGCCATAGAACAAGAACTGGAAGGTCAGAACTGA
- a CDS encoding thioredoxin domain-containing protein, producing the protein MFRSARGPMVWLVPLVVIALAAVLIGVVIVNQGPSDDGASAQESDSQSESESGDTDSGTEEVDLSFVEHRVEGDSRALGDVDAPVTLVMFSDYQCPYCASWNQDTLPAMMDYAERGDLRIEMRDLAVFGEESERAARAAYAAGLHDKYWEFHNAMFDGGEHPPKSELDDDSLVDTAKELGLDPTKFKGDMNSVDAHDDFEANADEGYSLGVSSTPTFVIGGKPLVGAQPTQEFVDAVDDALAEAEG; encoded by the coding sequence GTGTTCCGTTCTGCTCGCGGCCCCATGGTGTGGCTCGTGCCCTTAGTCGTCATCGCCCTCGCTGCGGTGCTCATCGGCGTGGTCATCGTCAACCAGGGCCCCTCCGATGACGGCGCGAGCGCACAGGAATCTGATTCGCAGAGCGAGTCGGAATCCGGCGACACCGATTCCGGCACCGAAGAGGTCGACCTGTCGTTCGTCGAACACCGGGTCGAAGGCGACAGTCGCGCGCTCGGCGATGTCGACGCGCCGGTGACACTCGTCATGTTCTCCGACTACCAGTGCCCGTACTGCGCGTCTTGGAATCAGGACACGCTCCCGGCCATGATGGACTACGCCGAACGCGGTGATCTGCGCATCGAGATGCGTGACCTCGCTGTCTTCGGCGAGGAGTCCGAAAGGGCGGCCCGCGCAGCCTATGCCGCAGGCCTCCACGACAAGTATTGGGAGTTCCACAATGCCATGTTCGACGGTGGTGAGCACCCGCCGAAGTCCGAACTCGACGATGACTCCCTGGTCGACACAGCCAAGGAACTCGGACTCGATCCCACGAAATTCAAGGGGGACATGAACTCCGTTGATGCCCATGACGACTTCGAGGCCAACGCGGACGAAGGCTATTCGCTGGGAGTGTCCAGCACTCCGACATTCGTCATCGGCGGCAAACCGCTCGTCGGCGCCCAACCGACCCAGGAGTTCGTCGACGCTGTCGACGATGCCCTCGCCGAGGCGGAAGGTTAA
- a CDS encoding BlaI/MecI/CopY family transcriptional regulator: MTSGSAPTEKSSPENPSAENSSPIRLGALEQQVMDLLWDDGPLTVRQIIEASEADPAYTTIATVLTNLERKHLVQRERRGRSVFHTPIISREEHAATLMQKALVNGGDRAASILHFVEGIGAEDVELLRNYLDSKGERG, encoded by the coding sequence ATGACATCCGGCTCGGCCCCGACCGAGAAGTCTTCTCCCGAGAACCCCTCGGCTGAGAACTCATCGCCGATCCGCCTCGGCGCGCTCGAACAGCAGGTCATGGACCTGCTGTGGGATGACGGTCCGCTGACGGTCAGGCAGATCATCGAGGCATCGGAGGCCGATCCTGCCTATACGACGATCGCGACAGTGCTGACCAACCTCGAGCGCAAACACCTCGTCCAACGCGAACGTCGGGGCCGATCGGTCTTCCACACCCCGATCATCAGCCGCGAAGAGCACGCCGCGACACTCATGCAGAAAGCACTGGTCAACGGGGGAGACCGGGCGGCCTCGATCCTCCACTTCGTCGAGGGCATCGGTGCCGAGGACGTCGAGCTCCTGCGGAACTATCTCGACTCGAAGGGTGAGCGCGGATGA
- a CDS encoding M56 family metallopeptidase — MSLLFIGIGAGALFVLITWIGPFLVRSAAPVLMRAPRLAVFGLLSVPLMWWAVVAALSLLAASLFKGPDVLPVPLAEVCQQCLIAASPFPGLAQVDTLIPVILFLIFPLGLSLVSIAWGLSQRVRRRRANSSAARRLQRNSAVTDIDGQTLNVLDQQTPFAFSLPRKYGGVIVSQALCASLEKNELAAVLEHERAHVEGGHHRIMAVVDTFVRPLSFIPLFAEVTASIPLYLEITADNRARRTAGTPALASALLKIGQPTDISDHLSGPYALNIAGPDRIRQLVSPAAMASGVLPVIALASVLAAFVTVFSSVFYSYASVIASGCVMP; from the coding sequence ATGAGTCTGCTGTTCATCGGCATCGGTGCGGGCGCGCTGTTCGTCCTCATCACCTGGATCGGTCCCTTCCTAGTGAGGAGTGCCGCCCCGGTCCTCATGCGAGCACCGCGCCTCGCTGTGTTCGGGCTCCTGTCTGTGCCTCTCATGTGGTGGGCGGTCGTGGCAGCACTGAGCCTGTTGGCCGCTTCTCTGTTCAAGGGCCCCGATGTGCTGCCCGTTCCTCTCGCCGAGGTGTGTCAGCAGTGCCTCATCGCCGCCAGCCCGTTCCCCGGCCTCGCGCAGGTCGACACCCTGATCCCGGTGATCCTCTTCCTCATCTTCCCCTTAGGGCTCTCACTCGTGTCCATCGCATGGGGGCTGTCCCAGCGGGTTCGGCGCAGACGAGCCAACTCCTCTGCAGCCCGGCGTCTGCAGCGCAATTCGGCGGTCACCGACATCGACGGTCAGACCCTGAACGTCCTCGACCAGCAGACTCCCTTCGCGTTCTCCCTGCCGCGGAAGTACGGCGGAGTGATCGTTTCCCAGGCGCTGTGTGCGAGCTTGGAGAAGAACGAACTCGCCGCTGTGCTCGAACACGAGAGAGCCCACGTCGAGGGCGGGCATCACCGGATCATGGCAGTCGTCGACACCTTCGTGCGACCGCTGTCATTCATCCCCCTGTTCGCCGAGGTGACCGCCTCCATCCCCCTCTACCTCGAGATCACCGCCGACAACCGTGCCCGGCGCACCGCCGGAACGCCCGCCCTGGCCAGCGCCCTGCTCAAGATCGGCCAGCCCACGGATATCAGCGACCATCTCAGCGGGCCCTACGCACTCAACATCGCCGGGCCCGATCGGATCCGGCAGCTCGTCTCGCCCGCCGCCATGGCATCCGGAGTGCTGCCCGTCATCGCCCTCGCCAGCGTGCTCGCGGCCTTCGTCACCGTCTTCTCCTCCGTGTTCTACTCCTACGCCTCGGTCATCGCATCAGGCTGCGTCATGCCCTGA
- a CDS encoding MFS transporter, translating to MDRRERRGPGRGLLTVLLGAVGSGPLLLYGLSAASDSIIVDLGISEAQFGLLATACFACAAIGNATLGRIADRQSDTSLMTLVFVLSTAALALVAIPASFWMLLIAAGISGIAQSFPNGITNRILLERVPVSKRIGWVGIKQSGVQVSQLTASLAFPLLAAAAGWRGAALAIAIVPLVLMVMTWQSLRVTPVLPEHLSPPAGANESITAGSVDAEPNDSGEHGAEPIDAETPDSSGHPGMVWALAAFGLLNGIGVQATNVYMPLFAVRELGFSLVLGGLTAAVAGAIGVAARVGWARKMAHGASGPRLLLLLALIATAGAVTFYIAGTSGWAWLLWVAAALHGTSALGVSVVLMSALMRSIPATSMASASGMVTAGMFTGFALGPLGMGVLVGSPGGFSLGWAAVGLVYLLCVLLAFGLMRTSRRTE from the coding sequence GTGGACAGACGAGAACGACGGGGGCCGGGCAGAGGTCTGCTGACCGTCCTGTTGGGCGCCGTCGGCTCCGGGCCGCTGCTGCTCTACGGGCTCAGCGCCGCCAGCGACTCGATCATCGTCGACCTCGGCATCTCGGAAGCCCAGTTCGGTCTGTTGGCCACCGCCTGTTTCGCCTGCGCAGCCATCGGCAATGCGACCCTGGGGCGGATCGCCGACAGACAGTCGGACACTTCCCTGATGACGCTGGTCTTCGTGCTCTCCACGGCGGCTCTGGCGCTGGTCGCAATCCCGGCGAGCTTCTGGATGCTGCTGATCGCGGCAGGCATCTCCGGAATTGCCCAGTCCTTCCCCAACGGGATCACCAACCGGATCCTGCTCGAGCGCGTGCCGGTGTCGAAGCGGATCGGCTGGGTGGGGATCAAGCAATCCGGAGTCCAGGTCAGCCAGCTGACGGCGAGCCTGGCCTTTCCGCTGCTGGCAGCGGCCGCAGGTTGGCGGGGCGCGGCTCTGGCCATCGCAATCGTCCCTCTCGTCCTCATGGTGATGACCTGGCAGTCTCTGCGCGTCACACCGGTGCTGCCGGAGCACCTGTCACCACCGGCGGGCGCGAACGAATCGATCACCGCCGGATCTGTCGACGCCGAGCCGAACGACTCAGGTGAGCACGGCGCCGAGCCGATCGACGCCGAGACGCCGGACTCCTCAGGACACCCGGGCATGGTGTGGGCACTGGCGGCTTTCGGCCTGCTCAACGGAATCGGGGTTCAGGCGACCAATGTCTACATGCCGCTGTTCGCCGTGCGCGAGCTGGGATTCTCGCTCGTGCTCGGCGGTCTCACGGCGGCGGTGGCCGGGGCCATCGGAGTGGCCGCCCGCGTCGGCTGGGCGAGGAAGATGGCCCACGGTGCCTCCGGGCCACGCCTGCTGCTGCTTCTTGCGCTGATCGCCACGGCCGGGGCAGTGACGTTCTACATTGCAGGAACCTCCGGTTGGGCATGGCTGCTGTGGGTCGCGGCGGCACTGCACGGCACCTCGGCGCTCGGCGTCTCTGTGGTGTTGATGAGTGCTCTCATGCGCTCGATTCCCGCGACGTCGATGGCCTCCGCCAGCGGAATGGTCACGGCAGGCATGTTCACCGGCTTCGCCCTCGGACCGTTGGGTATGGGAGTCCTCGTCGGCTCACCCGGCGGCTTCTCGCTGGGCTGGGCCGCTGTCGGGCTGGTCTATCTGCTCTGTGTGCTGCTGGCGTTCGGGCTCATGCGCACTTCGCGCAGAACGGAATGA